The Andreesenia angusta genome contains the following window.
TTTCCAAGCCCTCTGCTTACGACCATGGTTGTACCGCCCTCTGAATACGTTCCAACGTCGTACTCAGGAAACAGACCTTGGTTAGGTGCGATTAACCCTCCTACAAGTGGTAACCGTATCTGTCCACCATGTGCGTGGCCTGAAAAAACCAAGTCCACTCCTTGTTCACTGTAGAACTCCATAAGTTCAGGTCTATGTGAAAGCAAAATCTCAAGCTTTTCTTCTTCCAGCGTTTCAGACAAGTATGATCCCATGTCTTTTACATTGGCTTCCTCCAAGTAACTCTCCATATCAAACGCAGGATCCATAACTCCAACTATAGTCAATTCTTGTTCACCCTTTTTATAGACCGCCGATTCATTGTCCAGAACTACAACGCCTTTTTCTTTTAGAGCTTTTTTAATTTGGCTGTAACTACCAGACCAGGCTTCATGGTTTCCGGACACATAGTAGACTGGGGCTATCTGGACTGCCTGAGAAGCAAAATCCACCGCTGTTTCAAGGTCATACCTTCTTCTGTCTATTACATCCCCAGTAACTACGATTATATCAGGTGAAATAGCTCTTATTTTTTCAATTATATGGGACTGTTTCTGTCCAAATTCCTTGTTGTGAAGGTCAGATACCTGAAGCACCTTAAACCCTTTAAGTGATTCGGAGACCAGCTCGCTCTTGTAGCTGTAATCCGAGATAACTATGCTGTTATTTTGCCATGTGAAAAAAACTGTAGCAATTACAGCTACTATGCCAACAGCGACTAATTGCTTCCGCCTTTTAGTTTTCAACTGCAATTTGCTGTCCACTAATCTTTCTGCTCTATCTCTGTAACGCATTCCGTCTTAAGCTTTTCAACTAGAAACTGAAGCCCGTCTACTACGTTGGGCCTTATATCTCCTCCGATTAGAACGTACATTATATCGTCTCCCACGTCTAAAGTCCCCTCGTTGAGCCAGGCTCTCACATAGAGTATTCCAGCTCTCTGCTTTGTCTCCTCTACAGCTCTTTCGACTTTCTCAGCGTCGAAGGAGAACTCCATTCCCACTACAGATGATCCGTCGTCTACCCCGTTTCTCACTTTCGCCTTAGGAGTCTCCCTGACAGTTCCATTGTGGAACAAGTACATTCCCACCTCTGAAGCCCTATGGTCAGACTTCGCCTCTCTTATCCACTTGTCCATAGAAGG
Protein-coding sequences here:
- a CDS encoding metallophosphoesterase; translation: MKTKRRKQLVAVGIVAVIATVFFTWQNNSIVISDYSYKSELVSESLKGFKVLQVSDLHNKEFGQKQSHIIEKIRAISPDIIVVTGDVIDRRRYDLETAVDFASQAVQIAPVYYVSGNHEAWSGSYSQIKKALKEKGVVVLDNESAVYKKGEQELTIVGVMDPAFDMESYLEEANVKDMGSYLSETLEEEKLEILLSHRPELMEFYSEQGVDLVFSGHAHGGQIRLPLVGGLIAPNQGLFPEYDVGTYSEGGTTMVVSRGLGNSAFPLRIFNRPELVVLTLE
- a CDS encoding molybdenum cofactor biosynthesis protein MoaE, producing MTDKIVKKPSPSMDKWIREAKSDHRASEVGMYLFHNGTVRETPKAKVRNGVDDGSSVVGMEFSFDAEKVERAVEETKQRAGILYVRAWLNEGTLDVGDDIMYVLIGGDIRPNVVDGLQFLVEKLKTECVTEIEQKD